The genomic segment AGCCCGCCCCCCAACCGGCCGCGAGCGCGGCGTTGACAAGCTGCATGCAGGCCGCGCCGACAGAGAGCTCCTGCTCCACCGTCGGCACCTTCTCGGTCGGCCGCGGCACCGCGATCACCGCGATGCACAGCGGGCTTTGCGCGAATTGCCCCACGCCCTTCGCCGCCACATCCTCGGCCAGCCCGCGCGCCTGCGCAAAGGCCGCAGCCTCCCCCGCCAGCCGCGCGAGCGCGCCGCCCTCGAGCACCACGAACCGCCAGGGCTCGAGCTTGCCATGATCGGGCACCCGCGCCGCCGCGGTCAGGATCTCGAGGATCTCCGCGCGCCCCGGCGCCGGCGCGGCGAGGGTCTTGGGCGGGCGCGAGCGGCGGGTTAGCAGGAACCGCAGCGCCTCCTCATTGCGGATCGCGGGGTTCACGGCCCCGGGGGCAATCTCCATGGCACTCTCCTTCAATTGCGCCCCTGATATCGGGGCGGGGTCAGGCGATTGCAACGGCTCAAAGCCCGAAATCCGCCGCGAGTTCCGCCAGATAGCCGGAGACCTGCGCAACCCAGCGCGCGCCCGGCTGACGCGCGGCGATGGTGCGCGCGAGCGGGTCGGGCGCGGCGACCCGGCTCCCCGACAGCGCCTCGAGCACCGCATGGCCGCAAAACGGCACATGCACCTCGGAATAGCCACCCTCATGGGTCATCGCGAGCCGCCCGCCACAGAGCGCCTCGGCCGCGGCCATCGCCCGCAGCGTCAGCGCCCGGAACCCCTCCGCCCCCATCAGCATCCGCCCGAGCGGGTCCATCGCCGAGGCGTCATAGCCACAGGCCACCACGATCAGCTCGGGCGCATGACGCGCGAGCGCCGGCGCCACGATCCGGTCCCAGGCCTCGAGATAGCTCGCCTCGCCGCAGCCCGGCGGCAGCGGCACGTTGAGATTGGCGCCGCCCGCGCCGCGCACCTCGGCCCCGCCGGTGTCGAGCGGATAGTTCCATTCCTGATGCAGCGAGATCGTCAGAACCTCGTGGTCGTCGAGGAAAATCGCCTCGGTGCCATTGCCGTGATGCACATCCCAATCGACCACCGCCACCCGCCGCACCAGCCCCGCCGCCTGCGCCGCGCGGATCGCCACCGCGATATTGTTGAGCAGACAAAAACCGTTCGGCCAATCGGGCAGACAATGATGCCCCGGCGGACGCGCCAGCGCATAGGCGTTTTGCGCGCGCCCCTCGAGCACCGCAAAGACCGCCGCCTTCGCCAGCCCCGCCGAGAGCGCCGCGAGCTCATAACCGCCCGGCCCGAAGGGCGTGCGCAGCCCGAGCTCGCCGCCCCCCGCATCCGAGGCCGCCTTGAACGCGTCGAGATAGCTCACCGGATGCACGAGCGCGAGGTCCGCGCGCGTCGCCTCGGGCGCCGAGCCCGCGTCGATCTCCGCCATCAACCCCGAGACGCGCAACAGGTTCACCAGCCGCCGCTTCGTCTCCGGGCTCTCCGGCAGGCCGCCGCCAGGCTGCACGAAGCCCCCCACCGGCAGCGTCAGCGCGTAATTGCCGCCGCCATGCCAAAAACTGCGCTCATCGTGAAAAAAGGCGGTCCGCATGGTTTTCCTTTCGCCCCGCGCGGGGGCGCGGTAAGGGGGACCATGACCGAGCTGAGCCACCTTGCCAAGAGCGGCGCCGAGATCGCGCTGCGTGTCACGCCGAAGGCCTCGCGCAACCGCATCGTGCTCGAGGACGGGCAGTTGCGCGTCTATGTCACGGTGATTCCCGAGGATGGCAAGGCCAATGCCGAGGTGGTGAAGCTTCTCGCCAAGGCGCTGGGCGTGGCCAAGAGCCGGCTCACGCTGATCCGCGGGCAGACCGCGCGCGACAAGGTGTTTCGTCTCGATTGAGGCGATAATCCCTTTATTTTACGAAGGATTGTCGGCCCCCGCGCAACGCGGGCGCGAACGCATTTCGCCGCGCGACGGTTCCCGGCGCGGCGGGCAAAGTGGCAAGAATCCGCCGGTTCGGGCGGGGCGCGTGATCTAAGGGGTTCAAGCGCGCCGGGA from the Rhodobacter xanthinilyticus genome contains:
- a CDS encoding nitroreductase family protein; this encodes MEIAPGAVNPAIRNEEALRFLLTRRSRPPKTLAAPAPGRAEILEILTAAARVPDHGKLEPWRFVVLEGGALARLAGEAAAFAQARGLAEDVAAKGVGQFAQSPLCIAVIAVPRPTEKVPTVEQELSVGAACMQLVNAALAAGWGAGWLTGWVAHERDFAAPAFGLAPGEWVAGLVHIGTETAAPPERPRPDLEAIVSWRDA
- a CDS encoding class II histone deacetylase — its product is MRTAFFHDERSFWHGGGNYALTLPVGGFVQPGGGLPESPETKRRLVNLLRVSGLMAEIDAGSAPEATRADLALVHPVSYLDAFKAASDAGGGELGLRTPFGPGGYELAALSAGLAKAAVFAVLEGRAQNAYALARPPGHHCLPDWPNGFCLLNNIAVAIRAAQAAGLVRRVAVVDWDVHHGNGTEAIFLDDHEVLTISLHQEWNYPLDTGGAEVRGAGGANLNVPLPPGCGEASYLEAWDRIVAPALARHAPELIVVACGYDASAMDPLGRMLMGAEGFRALTLRAMAAAEALCGGRLAMTHEGGYSEVHVPFCGHAVLEALSGSRVAAPDPLARTIAARQPGARWVAQVSGYLAELAADFGL
- a CDS encoding DUF167 domain-containing protein; translation: MTELSHLAKSGAEIALRVTPKASRNRIVLEDGQLRVYVTVIPEDGKANAEVVKLLAKALGVAKSRLTLIRGQTARDKVFRLD